Sequence from the uncultured Bacteroides sp. genome:
TTGATGAATGTAATCTCGAAAAAAAGAATCGTTTCCCAGTGAGAGGATTTATTCTTGCTGTTGAGACTTCAACCATTAACGAGTAATCGGAATCAATTTAATCCCTTATGTAGCAGCTGTAAGATAGTTACATAAGGGACTTTTATTTATTTCGTTGCAATCATAAAGAAATTAGTTATTTCTCTGACTATAACTTTTATACCCATAATGGAGAGACTTGCTCCTTCACGCAGATTTGCTTTGACTTCACAAAGATACAGGTCGCGTTCCCGGGATGCCATATATATAAACTCGGTATCGAAAAGGTACTGATTAATTCTGGTTTTTAAAAAGAGCTCTTTGCCTTTACGATTCATACCTTTGATTCCTCCCTGAACATTGCTAAACCTTATACCCAAGACTATCCAGTTTAACATTCCGGAGAAAATAGACATATAACTGTGTAAGGTGTTTGAATTGAAATGTTTGAAATAGGAGTTTGTCCGGGTGGCGGCAACTACATCATATCCTTCTTCTAGTTTGCGGATTACAGCCCGTAAACTCTCTACGTCATATCTAAAATCCCAGTCGGAATATATAGCCATTGAAGAGCAAGCGCATCCCATTCCTTTTCTTATTGCGTATCCTTTTCCTTTGTTCTCAGGGTAACTGATTAACTGTGCACGCGGCATAATACTTTTAAATTTCTCTATTTCAGTATCATTCATGTGAATTTTAGAACCGTCATTTACAACAATCAGATGAAAAACTTTATCCGGGAAAGATTTATTTACTATCCTCATGTTCTCATTGATAATTTCCTGCCAGTTAGCAGGAGGGTTATAACAAGGCAGAATAATGTCAATCTCATTATTGTAGTTAGGCAATAAGCGAGGACTTTCCTCTCTTCTTGGTATTCCTTCTTTCAGGCAGAAATTAAGGAAACACATCTCATAACAAATCTTTAGCCAGATAAGAACACAGGGCAAAGATTTAAGTGCAAATGGAAATATGAATATCTTTCGTACCTCGGCTGGAAACAAATTGCTGCTCGATAATCCTGTGAGGAAGAAAGCAAAGATTAAAAGAGTAAGGTTTAATGTTTTAGTGTCAGAAGGAGTTTTGATATACCAAAGCGCAATTCCTATCATTGCAATAATGTATGAGCTAGATTCACTCGCTGTGCTAAATAATACTGCAAATAGTAATGTTGAAGCCAGTGTCATCATTCTGAAACTCTGAGAACGATATTGCTTGATCCGAAGATATGGAAGGCAGAAAAGTACAAGTCCCGAAATAATGAGCCATAAGTCTGAGTAACTGCTGCTACCACTTATTTTTCGAACCATTCCCAATAAGGATATATTCTGGTAATAAGCAAAAGGATTCTGATTGTTTTTGTCTAAAAGATCTATTATCCATGAATGATATTGTGTCCATACATAGTCTGGTGAAGTGTAGAACATTGGTACAAAAAACATTATAACACCCCAAACTAGACAGGAGGAAAGTAATCTTGTTTTGTTTCTGGAGAAGGGTAGGAAGGCAAGTCCCACAATTCCATATATTTTGGTGAATGTCCCCAACATAATAAAGAAAGCTGCCCAGAAGTCTTTTTTCTGTTCTATCAGTTGATAGGATAATATTATGATAGCAGCTATTCCTACACTAAATTGTTGTGAAGCAAGAGAATTAAACAACTCCATGATGCAGAAAAGAAACACAAACAAGTGCTGGTTCCTGCTTAGAGCTAATTTCCGTATGGCATAGTATAACAATAAGGCATTGGCCGATACCCATAACACTATACCCAGGATATCCGGAAGGATAGAAAATGGTGAAATTAATGAGCTGAAAAATACACCATAATGAGTGGTATCAGAATATTCATTGGGGTAGTTTTTATAAAGAGGCAACTGGCGAAAAGCATGCCAGAACAGGTTCTTAAAAATACGATAATTGTTATATGATCCTCTGAAGTACTTCAAAACGCCGCATGTCGCAGCTGTAATGATCCATACTGTAAATATAAAACGATAGTCTCTGAATAAGAGATTATTTAAAAATGAAGTCTTTTTTCTATCCATAACAAATTAACAATAGTCGATTTATCTTAATTAAAACAGATCAAAAAAGAAATAGTCCCTACTGGGTTTATATTTTGTTGTTAAAGATGCATTAACTAAATAGCTGCATTTATACTGTGATTCTTAAGCGTTAAGCAGCTTTGCCTTTGCGCTTATTCCTCCATATTTCAATAATGGCAGGAAGAACAGATACTGCAACTATCAATACGATTAAAAACTTTAAGTTATGTTGAACAATTTCTAAGCTTCCCAGAAAATATCCAATGTAAGTTATTAATGCCACCCAAATAATTCCTCCTACAATGTTATAGTGAGCAAA
This genomic interval carries:
- a CDS encoding glycosyltransferase 87 family protein, whose product is MDRKKTSFLNNLLFRDYRFIFTVWIITAATCGVLKYFRGSYNNYRIFKNLFWHAFRQLPLYKNYPNEYSDTTHYGVFFSSLISPFSILPDILGIVLWVSANALLLYYAIRKLALSRNQHLFVFLFCIMELFNSLASQQFSVGIAAIIILSYQLIEQKKDFWAAFFIMLGTFTKIYGIVGLAFLPFSRNKTRLLSSCLVWGVIMFFVPMFYTSPDYVWTQYHSWIIDLLDKNNQNPFAYYQNISLLGMVRKISGSSSYSDLWLIISGLVLFCLPYLRIKQYRSQSFRMMTLASTLLFAVLFSTASESSSYIIAMIGIALWYIKTPSDTKTLNLTLLIFAFFLTGLSSSNLFPAEVRKIFIFPFALKSLPCVLIWLKICYEMCFLNFCLKEGIPRREESPRLLPNYNNEIDIILPCYNPPANWQEIINENMRIVNKSFPDKVFHLIVVNDGSKIHMNDTEIEKFKSIMPRAQLISYPENKGKGYAIRKGMGCACSSMAIYSDWDFRYDVESLRAVIRKLEEGYDVVAATRTNSYFKHFNSNTLHSYMSIFSGMLNWIVLGIRFSNVQGGIKGMNRKGKELFLKTRINQYLFDTEFIYMASRERDLYLCEVKANLREGASLSIMGIKVIVREITNFFMIATK